From a single Miscanthus floridulus cultivar M001 chromosome 8, ASM1932011v1, whole genome shotgun sequence genomic region:
- the LOC136470276 gene encoding uncharacterized mitochondrial protein AtMg00810-like, with product MKRDERGTIVKYKARLVTRGFVQRKEELFVGVYVDDLNVTGARAADINSFKHEMAAHFKLSDLGALSYYLDIEVRQGKRSISLGQRAYAEKLLERSGMAECKSCATLMEERLKLSKHSMAAKVDAMRYQSIIGGLRYLTHTRPNIAFMVGYVSRFMEDLREDHWSAVKRLLRYVKGMLDQAIIFPKSGDKGGLRLTVFNEAPLKAKECEPELTIFSDADMAGDIDGRRSTSGVLVFFGEAPIAWQSLKQKIMALSTCEAEHVAAATMACQAVWLRRLLGEAHPPALMVDN from the exons ATGAAGCGGGATGAGCGCGGcaccattgtcaagtacaaggctcGGCTCGTCACCCGTGGCTTCGtgcagc GGAAGGAGGAGCTCtttgtcggcgtgtatgtggatgacttgaatGTCACCGGCGCACGTGCGgcggacatcaacagcttcaagcatgagatggcggctcatttcaagttgagcgatctcggcgcgctctcctactacctcgacatTGAGGTGAGGCAGGGGAAGCGGAGCATCTCCTTGGGCCAGCGCGCCTATGCGGAGAAGCTGctagagcggagcggcatggcagaGTGCAAGTCGTGTGCAACTCTAATGGAAGAGCGGCTAAAGCTATCCAAACACAGCATGGCGGCGAAGGTAGACGCGATGCGCTATCAGAGCATCATCGGCGGGCTACGCTACCTCACGCATACTCGGCCGAACATCGCATTCATGGTCGGGTACGTCAGCCGGTTCATGGAAGACCTGCGCGAAGATCACTGGTCGGCAGTGAAAAGGttgttgcgctacgtcaaggggatgctcgatcaagcgatcatcttccccaagagtggCGACAAGGGAGGGTTGCGACTCACGGTGTTCAATGAGGCACCCCTCAAGGCAAAGGAATGTGAGCCAGAGCTCACTATTTTCAGCGATGCGGATATGGCGGGCGACATTGATGGGCGACGGAGCACCTCCGGTGTGCTCGTCTTCTTTGGAGAAGCCCCCATTGCTTGGCAGTCGCTGAAGCAAAAGATCATGGCGCTGTCAACGTGTGAGGCGGAGCACGTCGCAGCGGCCACGATGGCGTGCCAGGCAgtatggctgcgccggctgctgggcgaagctcacccgccagctctgatggtggacaactag